The Chelonia mydas isolate rCheMyd1 chromosome 3, rCheMyd1.pri.v2, whole genome shotgun sequence genome includes a region encoding these proteins:
- the HEBP2 gene encoding heme-binding protein 2 isoform X3 → MLKPNKQAVASRLELPKWTAVPSQASDYEVRQHEPAKWVATSVKSMDYDSAVSTGFMKLFDYIQGKNEKGNEDALDKLSQSSDPLPRMKIEMTAPVTCHVEPGAGPFCESTITVSFYIPSDHQADPPKPSESDSFIENRPEMTVFVRCSKPRSLEFCFSQWHSQDIKTTPFTCTK, encoded by the exons ATGCTGAAGCCCAACAAACAAGCTGTTGCCTCCAGACTGGAGCTGCCTAAGTGGACAGCGGTACCAAGCCAG GCTTCAGATTATGAAGTCCGGCAGCATGAACCAGCTAAATGGGTTGCCACTTCTGTTAAATCAATGGACTATGATTCAGCTGTCAGCACTGGCTTCATGAAGCTCTTTGACTATATTCAGGGCAAGAATGAGAAAG GTAACGAAGATGCACTGGACAAACTGTCTCAGTCTTCTGATCCACTACCAA GGATGAAGATAGAGATGACAGCTCCAGTAACATGCCACGTGGAACCTGGTGCAGGCCCATTCTGCGAGTCCACTATTACAGTTTCTTTTTATATACCATCTGATCATCAAGCTGATCCACCTAAGCCATCTGAGTCAGATAGTTTCATTGAAAACAGACCAGAAATGACTGTGTTTGTCAG GTGTTCAAAGCCACGTTCCTTGgaattttgtttttcacagtgGCACTCTCAGGACATCAAGACAACACCCTTTACATGTACAAAATAA
- the SMIM28 gene encoding small integral membrane protein 28 — translation MRWLLGSSWRKFGHADRGNYDWLTSEPGVPLLETQLQSRHQISSTKEDIEPFLCIILPATMLLFLAFLLLFLYRRCQRPSPQGQIFSIDLPEHLPERDVSDFLSVLPWNSEQNFHYSTLLPEATFLTVSLPPSYEEATMKPPMGEAHTEFSQDPVPPYE, via the exons ATGAGGTGGCTTTTAGGTAGCAGCTGGAGGAAATTTGGACATGCTGACAGGGGAAACTACGACTGGTTAACTAGTGAACCAGGTGTGCCACTTCTGGAAACACAGTTGCAG AGCAGACATCAGATCAGCTCCACCAAAGAGGACATAGAACCATTTCTATGCATCATCCTGCCTGCCACCATGCTGCTCTTCCTGGcattcctgctgctcttcctATATCGCCGCTGCCAGCGACCTAGCCCCCAGGGGCAGATCTTCAGTATTGATCTCCCAGAGCACCTACCTGAGCGTGATGTGTCTGATTTCCTTTCGGTGCTGCCCTGGAACAGTGAGCAGAATTTCCACTACTCCACTCTGCTCCCTGAAGCCACCTTCCTCACTGTAAGCTTACCTCCATCCTATGAGGAGGCCACTATGAAACCTCCTATGGGAGAGGCTCACACTGAGTTTTCTCAGGATCCAGTGCCTCCTTATGAATAG
- the HEBP2 gene encoding heme-binding protein 2 isoform X2: MLKPNKQAVASRLELPKWTAVPSQASDYEVRQHEPAKWVATSVKSMDYDSAVSTGFMKLFDYIQGKNEKGMKIEMTAPVTCHVEPGAGPFCESTITVSFYIPSDHQADPPKPSESDSFIENRPEMTVFVRSFGGYSSATKNQEELLTLAENLKRDGKVFDEKVYYTAGYDSPFKLLNRHNEVWLIKRNGNPSNQE; the protein is encoded by the exons ATGCTGAAGCCCAACAAACAAGCTGTTGCCTCCAGACTGGAGCTGCCTAAGTGGACAGCGGTACCAAGCCAG GCTTCAGATTATGAAGTCCGGCAGCATGAACCAGCTAAATGGGTTGCCACTTCTGTTAAATCAATGGACTATGATTCAGCTGTCAGCACTGGCTTCATGAAGCTCTTTGACTATATTCAGGGCAAGAATGAGAAAG GGATGAAGATAGAGATGACAGCTCCAGTAACATGCCACGTGGAACCTGGTGCAGGCCCATTCTGCGAGTCCACTATTACAGTTTCTTTTTATATACCATCTGATCATCAAGCTGATCCACCTAAGCCATCTGAGTCAGATAGTTTCATTGAAAACAGACCAGAAATGACTGTGTTTGTCAG GTCCTTTGGAGGATATTCCAGTGCCACAAAGAACCAAGAAGAACTACTGACACTAGCAGAAAATTTGAAGCGGGATGGGAAAGTGTTTGATGAAAAGGTCTATTATACTGCTGGCTATGacagcccttttaaattgcttaaTAGACACAATGAGGTGTGGCTTATCAAGAGAAATGGAAACCCCAGCAATCAAGAATAG